One part of the Algibacter sp. L1A34 genome encodes these proteins:
- a CDS encoding NAD(P)-dependent oxidoreductase codes for MNKLKLGWIGLGNMGNPMAKNLIKAGFEVVVFNRTKEKETEFIESGAKSADSPQHLLEICDVVFTMLSNDEAVKAVFEGESGLLAKEQPGKLIINMSTVSPDTSRYLSKISSKHQLEFLEAPVSGSVKPAQDGTLIILVGGTVESYNKAKPIFDVLGKFSHHLGAIGVGSSAKLAINYLLGLNLQGLAETVLFAEKNGVSREDMLAIVNEGACGNGITKLKSSSIINNSFPAAFALKHLVKDLRLAKEAGLDAPLINPLFDSFNHAHDMGLGNEDVMAIMKSL; via the coding sequence ATGAATAAATTAAAATTAGGTTGGATTGGTCTTGGTAATATGGGCAATCCAATGGCAAAGAATCTGATAAAAGCCGGCTTTGAGGTGGTCGTATTTAACCGGACAAAAGAAAAGGAAACAGAATTCATAGAGTCTGGGGCAAAGTCAGCAGACAGCCCGCAACATCTGCTTGAAATTTGCGATGTGGTTTTCACCATGTTGTCGAATGATGAGGCGGTAAAAGCGGTTTTCGAAGGAGAGTCGGGATTACTGGCTAAAGAGCAACCTGGAAAACTCATTATCAATATGAGTACGGTATCTCCCGATACCTCCCGTTATTTGTCCAAAATCAGCAGTAAACATCAGCTTGAATTTTTGGAGGCACCTGTCTCCGGAAGTGTCAAACCGGCTCAAGATGGAACCCTGATTATTCTGGTTGGCGGAACTGTAGAGAGCTACAATAAAGCCAAGCCAATATTTGATGTTCTTGGGAAATTTTCGCATCATCTGGGAGCTATTGGTGTAGGAAGTTCTGCAAAACTAGCGATTAATTACCTGCTTGGACTTAACCTTCAGGGGCTGGCCGAAACCGTTCTGTTTGCTGAAAAGAACGGCGTGAGTCGTGAAGATATGCTTGCCATTGTTAATGAAGGAGCCTGCGGCAACGGCATTACCAAATTGAAATCTTCATCAATTATAAATAATTCTTTTCCCGCCGCTTTTGCGCTAAAACATCTGGTCAAAGATTTACGATTGGCAAAAGAAGCCGGACTGGATGCGCCGTTAATAAATCCTTTGTTCGACAGTTTTAATCATGCGCATGATATGGGTTTGGGTAACGAAGACGTAATGGCAATTATGAAAAGTCTCTAG
- the ribB gene encoding 3,4-dihydroxy-2-butanone-4-phosphate synthase — protein MNSLKTFGKNSVERVNNAVEKLQQGFGILLVDDENRENEGDIIFSAEKMTEKDMALMIRECSGIVCLCLTEEKSKSLQLKPMVTNNTSKNQTAFTISIEAKKGVTTGVSAKDRLQTIKTAISEKAKPEDLSHPGHVFPLLAQSDGVFKRRGHTEGSIDLMKISGLRDVAVLCELTNIDGTMSRLPEICEFANKHNMTVVTIEDIFQYRMITEKKMEKLEVIN, from the coding sequence ATGAATAGTTTAAAAACATTTGGAAAAAACAGCGTAGAAAGAGTTAATAATGCTGTTGAAAAATTACAACAAGGTTTCGGAATATTACTTGTAGATGATGAAAATAGAGAAAATGAAGGTGATATTATTTTTTCTGCCGAAAAAATGACAGAAAAAGATATGGCTTTAATGATCCGAGAATGTAGTGGAATAGTATGTCTCTGTTTAACTGAAGAAAAAAGTAAAAGTCTTCAATTAAAACCAATGGTTACTAATAATACAAGTAAAAACCAAACAGCATTTACCATATCAATTGAAGCAAAAAAAGGAGTAACTACAGGTGTATCGGCAAAGGATAGATTACAAACAATAAAAACAGCTATTTCAGAAAAAGCTAAACCAGAAGATTTATCACATCCAGGTCACGTATTTCCTCTATTAGCGCAAAGTGATGGCGTTTTTAAAAGACGAGGTCATACAGAAGGAAGCATAGATTTAATGAAAATATCAGGTTTAAGAGATGTTGCTGTTTTGTGTGAATTAACAAATATTGATGGCACAATGTCACGACTTCCTGAAATTTGTGAATTTGCAAACAAGCATAATATGACGGTTGTTACTATTGAAGATATTTTTCAGTATAGAATGATAACTGAGAAAAAAATGGAAAAGCTTGAGGTAATAAATTAG
- a CDS encoding porin family protein, whose amino-acid sequence MKKLLLTSLILVLAISSLSAQTEFGVKSGYFKSLRETNTSFEGDGLKTDKNYNDGFYIGAFVEFSISERFYIQPEVTYVKIKNDFDQLQIPILAKYRIGKKFKVLAGPNLGFLLNTNENFHSYNLGVSLGVSYDITDRLSIEARYNLALSNSLKDDFSSSSDLFAEFNGFQFGLVYRFD is encoded by the coding sequence ATGAAAAAATTATTACTTACAAGTCTTATTTTAGTTTTAGCAATATCAAGTTTGAGTGCTCAAACCGAATTTGGAGTTAAATCAGGATATTTTAAATCTTTAAGAGAAACTAATACATCATTTGAAGGTGATGGATTAAAAACTGACAAAAATTATAATGATGGTTTCTACATAGGTGCATTCGTAGAATTTTCCATTTCTGAAAGATTTTATATTCAGCCTGAAGTTACTTATGTGAAAATTAAAAATGATTTTGACCAACTTCAAATTCCTATTTTAGCTAAGTATAGAATCGGAAAAAAGTTTAAGGTATTGGCTGGTCCAAATTTGGGATTTTTATTAAACACTAATGAAAATTTTCATTCTTATAATCTTGGTGTTTCTTTAGGTGTATCCTATGATATTACAGATAGGCTTTCCATCGAAGCAAGGTACAATTTAGCATTGTCAAATTCTCTAAAGGATGATTTTAGTTCATCGTCTGATTTATTCGCTGAATTTAATGGATTCCAGTTTGGTCTAGTTTATAGATTTGACTAA